One Bos taurus isolate L1 Dominette 01449 registration number 42190680 breed Hereford chromosome 16, ARS-UCD2.0, whole genome shotgun sequence DNA window includes the following coding sequences:
- the LOC132342454 gene encoding uncharacterized protein isoform X2, with protein MPPTQRPEAQSRPCHRDRAGPSGAAAENRPAHRALRVPSGVCSFIFIKVFCVLSCFSLKTRQQAGGARTSAPGGADAVAVTSKPSSHVPATKAKWWPQTPAVCGVSAQPGRSTADARSLIRPHPGRRGGLEPEQLPAWPLRQREPKLGLGGGVLETVNKDAIMGLQAGASTAARAGSEARGSEGGTMAGGGMRAQEAGRGRQERGRGPPLQGGRRGLAVSAFSLRVGLQSF; from the coding sequence ATGCCTCCCACCCAGCGACCGGAGGCCCAGTCCCGCCCCTGCCACCGCGATCGCGCTGGGCCGTCTGGTGCCGCCGCAGAGAACAGGCCTGCGCACCGAGCTCTACGCGTTCCCTCTGGAGTTTGCTCTTTCATCTTTATTaaagttttttgtgttttgtcttgtttttcgcTTAAAACAAGACAACAGGCGGGTGGCGCGCGCACTTCGGCTCCTGGAGGCGCGGACGCAGTCGCGGTGACCTCGAAGCCGTCCTCCCACGTCCCCGCTACGAAGGCAAAATGGTGGCCGCAAACGCCAGCCGTTTGCGGAGTTTCAGCCCAGCCGGGGAGGAGCACGGCAGACGCCCGCAGCCTGATCCGTCCTCACCCAGGCCGCCGCGGGGGCCTAGAGCCCGAGCAGCTGCCGGCGTGGCCCCTGCGGCAACGAGAGCCCAAGCTAGGGCTTGGAGGCGGTGTCCTCGAGACCGTGAACAAGGACGCCATTATGGGGCTTCAGGCCGGCGCCTCGACCGCAGCCCGCGCTGGAAGCGAGGCTCGGGGCTCCGAAGGCGGGACGATGGCGGGGGGCGGGATGAGGGCCCAGGAGGCGGGGCGAGGGAGGCAGGAACGGGGGAGGGGGCCTCCGCTGCAGGGCGGGCGGCGGGGCCTGGCCGTGTCAGCCTTCTCCCTGAGGGTGGGGCTCCAGAG